The Brachyspira aalborgi genome has a segment encoding these proteins:
- the flgK gene encoding flagellar hook-associated protein FlgK, with protein MSTSSFFGIELGKRSLQNFKTALEVTGHNINNVATKGYSRQRVVMRSFDKPLEAPSLNRAERAGQLGQGAEITTIERIRDEFIDSKIMTELGESGYWNTKYEYLKQLEAIYNEPGTNNLRNDLDAFWDAWQEMAVNPSERGTRLVLVERADRINSSLNYMFEQMNGMRGNLNNLIESKVNRINDIANSIKDLNVEIVKQQALGQNPNDLLDRRDSLLDELSSIANVDIKSADPDETMIYIGSRALIQGNIISKLSLERSANNEGMFDIYWEKDNIQVNLGGGELKALLEMRDIDTIQAINDLDTFAMNLADSVNEVHKSGFGLNQETGIDFFTMTKNTPSVIGNFDTNNDGEEDASIMFKVSGINSIDLNDSIGSAGTLIFGNKSREGVNIAIDYTAQMKVKDLIDKINSSEANVSAYLDDKNRLVLKAKGFDDYMRPSYFIKHIEDSGDFLVGITGVLNQSGEAGAYDWNQINQVNQLAGDFRNFTVTPYRHPASSIQVNDIIRNDINYIAASKGIDTTGNGFNDKWNGIGDGSNALAIANLKNKDIMVESKSTFNDFYTGSIARIASRTETANAESEKQTIVMEYLEKLRQSVSGVNLDEEIAQMAMYQHGYNASARVVSVMDQLLDVVINRMGV; from the coding sequence ATGTCAACAAGCTCATTTTTCGGAATAGAATTAGGAAAAAGGTCGCTTCAAAATTTCAAAACGGCTTTGGAGGTAACGGGACATAATATAAATAATGTCGCTACTAAAGGCTATAGCAGACAGCGAGTAGTAATGCGTTCTTTCGATAAACCTTTGGAAGCGCCGAGTTTAAATAGAGCCGAACGCGCGGGACAATTAGGACAAGGAGCCGAAATAACTACTATTGAAAGAATAAGAGACGAGTTTATAGATTCAAAAATTATGACGGAGCTTGGCGAAAGCGGATATTGGAATACTAAATACGAATATCTTAAACAGCTTGAAGCGATTTACAATGAGCCTGGCACAAATAATTTAAGAAACGATTTGGATGCATTTTGGGACGCTTGGCAAGAAATGGCGGTTAATCCATCCGAAAGAGGAACGAGATTAGTTTTAGTTGAAAGAGCGGATAGAATTAATTCTTCTTTAAATTATATGTTCGAGCAGATGAACGGAATGCGAGGAAATTTAAATAATCTTATTGAAAGCAAAGTAAATAGAATAAACGATATTGCAAACTCTATTAAAGATTTAAATGTAGAAATAGTTAAACAGCAGGCATTGGGACAGAATCCTAACGATTTGCTTGATAGAAGAGATTCACTTTTAGACGAATTATCTTCTATTGCAAATGTCGATATAAAATCGGCAGACCCTGACGAAACTATGATTTATATCGGAAGTAGAGCTTTAATTCAAGGAAATATAATAAGTAAATTGAGTTTGGAGAGAAGCGCAAACAACGAAGGAATGTTTGATATTTATTGGGAAAAGGATAATATTCAAGTTAATCTTGGCGGAGGCGAATTGAAAGCCTTACTTGAAATGCGCGATATAGACACAATTCAAGCTATAAACGATTTGGATACTTTTGCAATGAATTTAGCCGATTCGGTTAATGAAGTTCACAAAAGCGGATTCGGATTAAATCAAGAAACGGGAATCGATTTCTTTACTATGACAAAAAATACTCCTTCCGTTATCGGCAACTTCGATACTAATAATGACGGCGAAGAAGATGCAAGCATAATGTTTAAGGTTAGCGGAATCAACTCAATCGATTTAAACGATAGTATAGGAAGCGCGGGAACATTGATTTTTGGAAATAAATCTAGAGAAGGCGTTAATATTGCTATAGATTATACCGCTCAAATGAAAGTTAAAGATTTGATAGATAAAATTAATTCAAGCGAAGCAAATGTTTCGGCTTATTTGGACGATAAAAATAGACTCGTTCTTAAAGCGAAAGGTTTTGACGATTATATGCGTCCTTCTTATTTTATAAAACATATAGAAGATTCGGGCGACTTTTTAGTTGGAATAACGGGAGTTTTAAATCAATCGGGAGAGGCTGGCGCTTATGATTGGAATCAAATAAATCAAGTTAATCAACTTGCAGGCGATTTTAGAAATTTCACCGTAACTCCTTATAGACATCCTGCATCTTCTATTCAAGTTAATGATATAATAAGAAATGATATTAATTATATCGCGGCTTCAAAAGGAATAGACACAACGGGAAACGGTTTTAATGATAAATGGAACGGAATCGGAGATGGCTCAAACGCTTTGGCTATAGCTAATTTAAAAAATAAAGATATTATGGTTGAAAGCAAATCAACTTTTAACGATTTTTATACGGGAAGCATTGCAAGAATAGCGTCAAGAACAGAAACGGCAAATGCAGAATCGGAAAAACAAACTATAGTAATGGAATATCTTGAAAAATTAAGGCAGTCGGTTTCGGGCGTTAATTTGGATGAAGAAATCGCTCAAATGGCAATGTATCAACATGGATATAACGCTTCCGCTCGGGTTGTTAGCGTTATGGACCAATTGCTAGATGTTGTTATAAATAGAATGGGTGTTTAA